The Chthonomonas sp. genome segment GATCGCCTTGCTCGGGCGGCTTCTCTTTGGCAAAGACGCGATGGGTCACGGCGACATCAAAATGATGCGCGGCATCGGCGCGATGCTCTTTCCGATGCTCACCGGGTTCAGCCTCATCATTGCGGTGATGTGCGGCATGGTGGTGGGCATCATTACAATCGTGGCGCGCAAGGCAAAACCGGCTGCCCCCGAGCCCGAAACCGAAGACGACGACGAAGAATATGTGCCGGAATCGGTCGGAAGCTTGCTCAAGTGCGGCGTCGGCTACTTCCTGCTGTTTGATATTGTGGGACTTTTCTTCCCGAAGTTCTACGAATCCTACTTTGGCGAGAACCCCTTCGCCGCCGAGGAGATTGACGAGAACGACGAGGTGAGCCTGACCATGATTCCGTTCGGGCCGTCACTTGCCGTCGGGGCCATGATTGTGGTGTTTTTCGAGCCCCAGGTCATGCGCCTCTACGAAGGCTATTTGCAGTTTCAGGGCCTGAAGTAAGAATTTTGAGAAAAGTTGTCTAGGACTTATGCATGCTCCGGGAACCTTGCGCCGGGGCGGGTAGTCTAGCATCTGTCTCAGAGTGAGTGAATATGCAGCATCGTCGCGCTTTTACGTTGATTGAATTGCTGGTTGTGATCGCCATTATCGCGATCCTGGCCGCAATCATCTTCCCGGTTTTTAGCCGGGCGAAGGATAACGCCAACCGGGGGAACGACATCAGCTCGATGAATTCGCTCCGCTCTGCGCTCCAGCTGTATCGGCAGGACCAAGGCGGATATCCGCCCGCCCTCTTAGGATACGTCTCGCTTTATCAAACCGGTCCGCAAGCCGGACAAGTCATCCCAGCGAACAACGTGAGTGGGTTCCTTTATCCTAAGCGCGTGGATGCGGTGGACACGTTCCGCCCGATTAAGCTCCGCGCCGCGGCGACGGATATCACGACCGCCGTGTGGCCGACGCAGGACACGCGAGCGATCGGCACGTCGCCGATCATCGACCTGAACGGCGATGGCCGACTCGTGGGCGCCGACGATGACCTTGCGAACGCTCGCCAAGCCTTCGGTCCGACGCAAGTCGTGCAGAACGGCGGCGGTAACGCTCAGTTTTACAAAATCAGCGGCTACGACGCCTCGGAAGTGAACACCCCATCGGGGCGGCGCACCGAGCTTCGCTACAGCCTTTTCTGGTCCACGTGGGGACTCGCGGGTGGTAACGCCCTCGACGATCCGCGGCAACTCGGCTACAGCGATCCGCCCGAAAACACGGTCATCACCTGGAACAGTTTCTATCGCGACTACGTGAACGGCGTGCCGCAGCGCATTAAGCGCGAGGCCGTGCTCTTCCTGGGAGGCGGCGTGAAGAACGCCGACTCGCTCGACGTGGCGAACCGTTCGTGGCGCGTCATTCCGTAACAAGTCTTTTCGCTTCCTCAACATTGGTTGGGGGCAAGTACTCATGCAACACATGTATTCGAACCGTAAACTGACCCGGGCCGCCAGCTTGGTGGAAATCCTGGTGGTCATTGTGGTGTTCCTGGTGGGGATCCTGGGGGTGGCTCAGGTGTTCCCGAAAGGTCTCGGCATTTTGCGAACCACGGCCAACAACTCCGTGGCCGTCAACCTCGCCCGAGCCGAAATCGAACGCCTCAAAGGTCAAAGTGAGCAAATCGCGGAAGCGATTCTTCCCGTGCAATACGCGGGCGGTGGGCTCCAGCTGGACCTGAACCAGCGACCCTCGGCCGTGATCCCGGCGGGAACCTCGACGATCCGCTCCTCGGACGGTTTTATCATCGTCAACGGCAACGCCCTTGGGCCCTGGCATCGTTTCGCTGGCTCCAACACCGTGCGCCGCGTTCTCGGCGAAGGCAAAAAGATTGCTCAGCCGCGATTCGTGCCGGTCGGTACGGGTGCGGGTGTGGTGGATCAATTCGGTTCGCTGATGAACCTGCAATTCGGGCCGGTGCTCCTGCCCGCCGGCCAACGCCTGGCGGTCTACGGGCCGGACATGGAGAAAATTTTCCAAGATAACGCCCGCTACGCCTCGAACTCCTACTTGCTCGATGACGACGGTCAGCAGATCGCGTTGCCGGAAGGCGCCGTGAACCGCGAATATCGCCTTGAGTTCAACTACATCGCGACGAGTGGGTCGGCGTTTGAATCCCGAACGCTGACGACGACCGTGGTGATCCCGGGCAAGCTCGCCACACCCTATGGCTACGTCGTGGTGAACCTTGGTTCGCTGCCGGGCGTGACGAACTTCGCCCACGCCGAGCAAGACACGATCCGCGCGCAACGAATGTTTACCGAAGTCGCGCCGCTCGCCAACTTCTCGACGACGGTGGCCGACGATTCGGCGTTTGAGTACAAGCTGCTCGACGCGAACCTTGGCACGTTGATGTTCAACCCGAACGGTTACGGCTACGAGCTCCGCACGCGCCGCGCCCGGGTGCCGCTTTCGGCCCGCGTGGACTACGACGTGTTCGACTGGCGCATCTTGCGCGAGGATTTAACCGGCCTCACCGCCGGACGGCCGTATCGCCTCGCGATTCGCGGTCTGAAGGTCTCGGGCATCAATGGCCCGGATGGCCTGCGAAACGCGGGTCTTGGCTTTACCGTGAACGACGGCGACACCACACCGGACGACATCGCCGTGATTGACCTGGAAACGGGCGGCATCATCACTCCCGCTTCGTACTCGATTGACAAGTCGGAAGGAATTTTGACGTTCAACGCGACGCAACAAATCGTGTACGCGCAATCAACGACGCCGCAGCCGATTACGGTGGATGGCCGCTCGCTGCGCGCGATCTACATGGCCCGCAACGAAATGGCGGTGCAGGTGAGCAAGGCGGCCTCGGTTTACGTGCCGACGAGCTCGGCGACGATCGGGTTTAAGCAGTGCTACCTCGGCGCGACCAACTTGGCTGGAGACGGATTGCCTTACCGCATCTATTTCCCGCTCAGCGATATTGGGAAGAAAGTCGCAATTGGCGAGGTGTGGTACCTGGATTCGGGAACAAATCGCCAACTGGTAGAAGACCAAACGTTTGTGATTCAAGCTCCTCGCGCCACCGATTGGCAAGCGCTCGCCTACGTTGATATCCGCGAAATCCGACCGGATGCCGCCGCGCTCGACTTTAGCAACGGTTACGCCGTGCGACGAGTGCGCGGTGCGAGCGTGGACGTGCGGGTGACCTGGAATCCGGGCAGCTTCCAACTGCGATCGGCGACCGCGCCGCTCAGCGCCCTGGAAACTTACATGCAACAAAACCGACGCTCCCTGACGGAAAGCTTCATCGTTCGCGGGGTGGATCAATGAGACTCAAGCGCGCCTTTACGCTCATCGAACTGATCACCGTGATGGCGATCACGACGATCCTCCTGACGATCATCACGATTCCCGTGGTGCAGAGCTTCAACTTGTCGCGCGCGGCTCAAAGCTACGCGCTGGCGCAGGATCGTGCTCGCGGCATCATCAACGACGTCGTGAAGGACATCACGAACGGTTCCAGCGTGCGCGACAACTCGGGCCTGCGCGGCTCCGTGGCCGTGCAAGTGCCGGGCCTCGCGGCCAACTCGGTGGAAACCATCCTTCTGGAGAACACCAAGCTCGACATTTTCCAACCTGCAGCCGCT includes the following:
- a CDS encoding prepilin-type N-terminal cleavage/methylation domain-containing protein, which produces MQHRRAFTLIELLVVIAIIAILAAIIFPVFSRAKDNANRGNDISSMNSLRSALQLYRQDQGGYPPALLGYVSLYQTGPQAGQVIPANNVSGFLYPKRVDAVDTFRPIKLRAAATDITTAVWPTQDTRAIGTSPIIDLNGDGRLVGADDDLANARQAFGPTQVVQNGGGNAQFYKISGYDASEVNTPSGRRTELRYSLFWSTWGLAGGNALDDPRQLGYSDPPENTVITWNSFYRDYVNGVPQRIKREAVLFLGGGVKNADSLDVANRSWRVIP